The stretch of DNA GACAGCCGCAGCGCCTTCCTCCGCGAGGCCGTCTCGTACCAGTTCGCCACGGCGCTGGCGACGGACAGCCGCCCCGGAGCCGAACTGCTCGCCTCCGACCTCGAGGCCCGGCTCCTCGTGCTCAGCGACCTCGGGGACGCCACCCCGATCAGCGCGCTGCTCGAGCACTCCGACTCCGACACCGTCACCAACACTCTGATGGCCATGGCCCAGGCGCTCGGCCGCATGCACGCGGCCACCGTGGGCCGCGAAGAAGACTTCACCGCGCTGCTGCGCCGCGCCGAGGTGGCGCACTGCGACGACACCGTGGCCGAGCAGGTCGAGCGTGCGGTGCCCGCCGTGCCCGGTCTGCTGTCCGACATCCTCCGCGTCGACGTCTCGCCGGAGCTGACCGAACAGGTGGCGCGGGCCGCGAAGCTGTTCGAGAGCGGCCGGTTCCGGGCGTTCAGCCCGTCCGACCTGTGCCCCGACAACATCATCGTCAACGGCGAGGGCGTCCGGTTCCTCGACTACGAGTGGGGCGGTTTCCGCGACGCGATGCTCGACATCGCGTACGCGCTGGTGTCGTTCCCGGGCTGCCTGTGCAGCATCGAACTGTCCGAAGACCGCACCCAGGCGATGATCGAGGCCTGGCGTGCGGAGGTCGTGGGGATGTGGCCGGCGCTCGCCGACGACAACGTGCTCGCCGCCCGCATGGTCGAGGCGCAACTGATCTGGGTGTGGCTCAGCACCTACCTGTTCCTGCCGGACAACCACACACGGATCGCCGCCGTCCGCGAGCATCACCTGTCGGTGCCGCGGTCCGAGGCGCTCACCCAGCGCTGGGACAAGCTGGCCCGCTCGGCCGATCACGCGGGGAACACGGTGGTCGCACACCACGCCCGCGTCATCGCCGACAAGATCCGGGGACTGTCCGTCGGCTGACCCGCGGTCCGGCCGGACTGGGTCGGACGATGCGGGTTCCAGTAGCGTCGAACTTGTGAGCGATCTTTTCGGTTCGGATGTCGGCGAGGACGAGTCGGCGGGCCTGTTCGAGACGGCGCGGCCGGACGAGGCGGCGCCGCCGCGCCCGGTTCCCGGCCCGGTCCCGGTCGACCACCGCGCACCGCTCGCCGTGCGCATGCGTCCCCGCACGCTCGGCGAGGTGGTCGGGCAGCAGCATCTCCTCGGCCCCGGCGCGCCGCTACGGCGCCTGGTGGAAGGGTCGGGAGCGGCGTCGGTGCTGCTGTACGGGCCGCCCGGCACCGGCAAGACCACGCTGGCGTCGCTGATCTCCGGTGCCACCGGGCGCCGCTTCGAGGCGCTGTCCGCCCTGTCCGCCGGCGTGAAGGAAGTGCGTGGCGTCATCGAACTGGCCCGCCGCCGGCTCCTGGCGGGCGAGCAGACGGTGCTGTTCATCGACGAGGTGCACCGCTTCTCCAAGACCCAGCAGGACGCATTGTTGGCGGCGGTCGAGAACCGGATCGTGCTACTGGTGGCCGCCACCACCGAGAATCCGTCGTTCTCGGTGGTGTCCCCGCTGCTGTCCCGCTCCCTGGTCCTGCAACTGCAGTCGCTGACGGCGGACGACATCGAGAACCTCCTGGAGCGGGCGCGCACCGACGAGCGGGGTCTCGGCGGGGACATCGAGATCGCCGGCGACGCGATGGACCATCTGGTGCGCCTCGCGGCCGGTGACGCCCGGCGCGCGCTCACCGCGCTCGAGGCGGCGGCGGGCGCGGCGCTCGACCAGGCCGGTGACGCGGACCGCCCGGTGCTGCTGGACCTCGCGACGGTGGAGGCGAGCGTCGACAAGGCGGCCGTCCGCTACGACCGCGACGGCGACCAGCACTACGACGTGATCAGTGCGTTCATCAAGTCGATCCGCGGCTCGGACGTCGACGCCGCCCTGCACTATCTGGCGCGGATGCTGACCGCGGGCGAGGACCCCCGCTTCATCGCGCGGCGGCTGGTCGTCCACGCCAGCGAGGACATCGGGATGGCCGACCCCACCGCGCTGCAGACCGCGACCGCCGCCGCGCAGGCGGTGCAGCTGATCGGGATGCCGGAGGCCCGCCTCGCCCTCGCGCAGGCCACCATCCACCTCGCGACCGCGCCGAAGTCGGGCGCCGTCATCGCCGCGCTCGGCGCCGCCATGGCGGACGTCGCGGCGGGAAACGCCGGGCTCGTCCCGCCGCACCTGCGCGACGGCCACTACGCGGGGGCGGCCAAGCTCGGCAACGCCGTCGGCTACCGGTATCCCCACGACCACCCGGACGGGGTACTGGCACAGCAGTATCCGCCCGACGAGCTCGTCGGCGTCGACTACTACCAGCCGACCACGCACGGCGGCGAGCGTGACATCGCGGGGCGTGTGGACAAGCTGCGCGCCATCGTCCGCGGCACGAACCGTCAGGGGGGCCGGTTAAGCTGAATGTTGCCGAACCGCCGGGTGTGCCCCGCCACCCGGCGACCGTAGTTGCCCTCGAGACAGACAATAAGGATCACTGACGTGCAGACCCACGAGATTCGCCGGCGCTTCCTCGACCATTTCGTCAAGGCGGCCCACACCGAGGTACCCAGCGCCTCGCTGATTCTCGATGATCCGAACCTGCTGTTCGTCAATGCGGGCATGGTGCAGTTCGTGCCGTTCTTCCTCGGCCAGCAGACTCCGCCGTACCCCAGGGCGACCAGCGTCCAGAAGTGTGTGCGCACCCTCGACATCGAGAATGTGGGCATCACCACTCGGCACAACACGTTCTTCCAGATGGCCGGAAACTTCTCCTTCGGCGACTACTTCAAGCGCGACGCGATCAAGCATGCGTGGGCGCTGCTGACGTCGAGCGTCGACGACGGCGGCTACGGATTCGACCCGGAGCGGATCTGGGTGACGGTCTACCTCGACGACGACGAGGCGCGCGACATCTGGCGCGACGAGGTCGGCGTTCCCGAGACCCGGATCCAGCGCCGCGGCATGGCCGACAACTACTGGTCCATGGGCATCCCCGGCCCGTGCGGCCCGTGCTCGGAGATCTACTTCGACCGCGGCCCCGAATTCGGTGCGGAGGGCGGCCCCGAGGCCGACGAGGACCGCTACATCGAGATCTGGAATCTCGTGTTCATGCAGAACGAGCGTGGTCTCGGAATCAGCAAGGACAACTTCGAGATTCTCGGGCCGCTGCCGAAACAGAACATCGACACCGGCATGGGCGTCGAGCGGGTCGCGTTCCTGCTCCAGGGCGTCGACAACGTGTACGAGACCGATCTCGTGCGCCCGGTCATCGCGAAGGCCGAGGAGCTGTCGGGCCGCAAGTACGGCGTCGACCACGACGACGACGTGCGGTTCCGGGTGATCGCCGACCACGCGCGCACCGCCGCGATGCTCATCGCCGACGGCGTGAACCCCGGCAACGACGGCCGCGGCTACGTCCTGCGCCGCCTGCTCCGGCGCATCGTCCGCTCCGCGAAGCTGCTCGGCGCCGACAAGCCCAGCATGCGGGAATTCATCACCGTCGTCCGCGACACGATGGCGCCCTCGTACCCGGTCCTCGACACCGACTTCGGTCGCATCGAGACCGTCGCCGTGGGGGAGGAGGCCGCGTTCCTCAAGACCCTCACGTCCGGTTCCAAGCTCTTCGAAGGCGCCGCCGAATCGGTGAAGGCGTCCGGCAAGTCGACGATCGGCGGCGAACAGGCGTTCGCGCTGCACGACACGTACGGCTTCCCGATCGACCTGACCCTGGAGATGGCGGCCGAGGCCGGTCTGACCGTCGACGAGGAGGGCTTCCGCGCGCTGATGGCCGAACAGCGGCAGCGCGCGAAGGACGACGCCCAGGCGCGCAAGCACGCGCACGCCGACCTGACCATCTACAAGGAACTCCTCGACCGCGGACCCACCGAGTTCACCGGATTCCACGAATTGGTCTCCGAGGCACACGTTCTCGCGCTGATCTCGCAGGGGCAGCGCGTCCCCGTCGCGACGGCGGGGCAGGACGTCGAGGTGATCCTCGACCGCAGCCCCCTGTACGCGGAGGCGGGCGGCCAGATCGCCGACCTCGGCACCCTCACCGGTCCGGGGCTCCGCGTCAAGGTCAACGACGTCCAGAAGATCGCCAAGAAGCTGTGGGTCCACAAGGTGACCGTGCAGGACGGGCAGATCACCGAGGGTGACGTCGTGCTCGCGCAGGTCGACGCCGCGTGGCGCAAGGGCGCCACCCAGGGGCACTCCGGCACGCACATGGTGCACGCCGCGTTGCGACAGGTGCTCGGCCCCAACGCCGTTCAGGCCGGCTCGCTGAACAAGCCGGGCTACCTGCGGTTCGACTTCTCCTGGCAGGGTGCGCTGACGGAAGCGCAGAAGCAGGACATCGAGGTCGTCGCGAACGAAGCGGTGGCCGCCGACTACTCCGTGAACACGTTCGTCACCGACCTCGACAAGGCGAAGTCGATGGGCGCGATGGCGTTATTCGGCGAGAACTACGGCGACGAGGTGCGGGTCGTCGAGATCGGCGGACCGTTTTCGATGGAACTGTGCGGTGGAACCCACGTGGGCAGCTCCTCGCAGATCGGTAACGTCACCCTGCTCGGTGAGCAGTCCGTCGGCTCCGGCGTGCGCCGCGTCGAGGCCTACGTCGGGCTCGACTCGTACCGCTACCTGGCCAAGGAGCGGGCGCTGCTCGCCGGGTTGTCGTCTTCGCTGAAGGTGCCCTCGGAAGAGGTGCCCGCCCGCGTCGAGGCCCTGGTCGAGCGACTCCGGGTGGCGGAGAAGGAACTCGAACAGACCCGCGCGCAGGCGGTGCTCGCGTCGGCGGGCACGTTCGTCGACAAGGCCGAGCGTGTCGGGCCGGTGCTCCTGGTCGCGGACTCCGCCCCGGCCGGTGTCGGCGGCAACGACTTGCGCGGGCTCGTCACGGACATCCGCGGCCGGTTCGGCACCCAGCCCGCCGTCGTCGTGCTGCTCGGTGACGTCGACGGCAAGGTGCCGTTCGTGGTGGCCGTGAGCAAGGCCGCACAGGAACTCGGCCTGTCGGCCGGCGACCTCGTGAAGGAGTTCGGTCCGAAGATCGGCGGCCGCGGCGGCGGAAAGGCCGACATGGCACAGGGTTCGGGTTCGGACACCAGCGGAATTGCGGCCGCCCTCGGCGCGGTCCGGGGACAAGTCGCGGACAAGGTGGGGAGCCGGTAACGGTGGATCACGCGGAACAGGGTCCGGATCGACCGGGAGTCGACGACCCTGGGCGTGGTCGGCGTATCGGCATCGATGTGGGCAGTGTCCGGATCGGCGTCGCGTCGAGCGACCCCGACGGCATCCTCGCCACCCCCGTGGAGACGGTGCCCCGGTCCAAGGACCGTGGGCCCGACGCGCCGGATATCCGGCGCATTGCCGACATTGTCGAGGAATACGAGGCGGTGGAGGTTATCGTCGGTCTGCCGCAGACCTTGCGGGGTGAACGGGGGAAAGCCGCCTCGATCGCTACTGTGTTCGCGAAGCGATTGCGAAGGAAGGTCGACCCGATCCCGGTGCGGATGGCGGACGAACGTCTGACGACCGTCACGGCCGCGCGGGCGCTTCGCGAGAGCGGTGTCAGTGCGAGAGGCCAGCGTCCTGTGATCGACCAGGCTGCGGCGGTGGCGATCTTGCAGGGATGGTTGGACGAGCGGAGCAGGTCGGTGAATGCAGGGGATGTCGGTGGGGACGTGCAGCTACCGGAGGCAGGCCAGTGAGCAATCACCGCCGCCCCGCAGGCGAGCGACCCGACTTCCAGTACATCCCCCGCGAACCCCGGCGGCACCGCTACCTCGACGAGGACGACGACGAGGTCGACTACACGCCGCCCCCCGACGACGACCTCGTCACCACCGGCCGCCACGCCGTGCTGCACGACGAACCGCGCTACGACGAACCGCGCTACGACGAGCCGAGCCACGACTACGCGGAGCCGCGGTACGAGCAGCCCTACGAGGCAGAACCCGAGTACGAGGACGGATACGGACCCCGCTCCTACGGCGACGCCCGCGCCTACCGGGAGCCGCCGGCCGACGCCCACCGGTATGTGGACGATTCCGGCGACGTCGACGAGCCGTAC from Rhodococcus opacus B4 encodes:
- a CDS encoding phosphotransferase family protein — its product is MTAILADPVSEVVAAAEKLLTRRTGAPVTLVDPVDLGGSGRTIVLRVRVAENPFSLPRTLVIKQVREESGVSGARAVDPDDLSGDSRSAFLREAVSYQFATALATDSRPGAELLASDLEARLLVLSDLGDATPISALLEHSDSDTVTNTLMAMAQALGRMHAATVGREEDFTALLRRAEVAHCDDTVAEQVERAVPAVPGLLSDILRVDVSPELTEQVARAAKLFESGRFRAFSPSDLCPDNIIVNGEGVRFLDYEWGGFRDAMLDIAYALVSFPGCLCSIELSEDRTQAMIEAWRAEVVGMWPALADDNVLAARMVEAQLIWVWLSTYLFLPDNHTRIAAVREHHLSVPRSEALTQRWDKLARSADHAGNTVVAHHARVIADKIRGLSVG
- a CDS encoding replication-associated recombination protein A; the protein is MSDLFGSDVGEDESAGLFETARPDEAAPPRPVPGPVPVDHRAPLAVRMRPRTLGEVVGQQHLLGPGAPLRRLVEGSGAASVLLYGPPGTGKTTLASLISGATGRRFEALSALSAGVKEVRGVIELARRRLLAGEQTVLFIDEVHRFSKTQQDALLAAVENRIVLLVAATTENPSFSVVSPLLSRSLVLQLQSLTADDIENLLERARTDERGLGGDIEIAGDAMDHLVRLAAGDARRALTALEAAAGAALDQAGDADRPVLLDLATVEASVDKAAVRYDRDGDQHYDVISAFIKSIRGSDVDAALHYLARMLTAGEDPRFIARRLVVHASEDIGMADPTALQTATAAAQAVQLIGMPEARLALAQATIHLATAPKSGAVIAALGAAMADVAAGNAGLVPPHLRDGHYAGAAKLGNAVGYRYPHDHPDGVLAQQYPPDELVGVDYYQPTTHGGERDIAGRVDKLRAIVRGTNRQGGRLS
- the alaS gene encoding alanine--tRNA ligase, coding for MQTHEIRRRFLDHFVKAAHTEVPSASLILDDPNLLFVNAGMVQFVPFFLGQQTPPYPRATSVQKCVRTLDIENVGITTRHNTFFQMAGNFSFGDYFKRDAIKHAWALLTSSVDDGGYGFDPERIWVTVYLDDDEARDIWRDEVGVPETRIQRRGMADNYWSMGIPGPCGPCSEIYFDRGPEFGAEGGPEADEDRYIEIWNLVFMQNERGLGISKDNFEILGPLPKQNIDTGMGVERVAFLLQGVDNVYETDLVRPVIAKAEELSGRKYGVDHDDDVRFRVIADHARTAAMLIADGVNPGNDGRGYVLRRLLRRIVRSAKLLGADKPSMREFITVVRDTMAPSYPVLDTDFGRIETVAVGEEAAFLKTLTSGSKLFEGAAESVKASGKSTIGGEQAFALHDTYGFPIDLTLEMAAEAGLTVDEEGFRALMAEQRQRAKDDAQARKHAHADLTIYKELLDRGPTEFTGFHELVSEAHVLALISQGQRVPVATAGQDVEVILDRSPLYAEAGGQIADLGTLTGPGLRVKVNDVQKIAKKLWVHKVTVQDGQITEGDVVLAQVDAAWRKGATQGHSGTHMVHAALRQVLGPNAVQAGSLNKPGYLRFDFSWQGALTEAQKQDIEVVANEAVAADYSVNTFVTDLDKAKSMGAMALFGENYGDEVRVVEIGGPFSMELCGGTHVGSSSQIGNVTLLGEQSVGSGVRRVEAYVGLDSYRYLAKERALLAGLSSSLKVPSEEVPARVEALVERLRVAEKELEQTRAQAVLASAGTFVDKAERVGPVLLVADSAPAGVGGNDLRGLVTDIRGRFGTQPAVVVLLGDVDGKVPFVVAVSKAAQELGLSAGDLVKEFGPKIGGRGGGKADMAQGSGSDTSGIAAALGAVRGQVADKVGSR
- the ruvX gene encoding Holliday junction resolvase RuvX, with amino-acid sequence MDHAEQGPDRPGVDDPGRGRRIGIDVGSVRIGVASSDPDGILATPVETVPRSKDRGPDAPDIRRIADIVEEYEAVEVIVGLPQTLRGERGKAASIATVFAKRLRRKVDPIPVRMADERLTTVTAARALRESGVSARGQRPVIDQAAAVAILQGWLDERSRSVNAGDVGGDVQLPEAGQ